CAATGGCTGCATATAAAGTTGCAAAGGTATCAACTTATGGCCAACTTTTGTAATGTTATCAGAATTTGCAGATAAATTACAATCCAAGAGGTCCTTGGTTATTTCAATCCATGCTGATTGTTTTTTCAATTGAAATGTGATCAAAAGTTCTTCTCAAGCCTTTCTACATACTTATGCCAAGATAGTTAAATGTGAAATCCAAATCCAATCGATTctaagtttttggatttttttttttcctaaaataaaaaagaaatggttTCATTTTGGCTTTGTGATTCTCTAAGCCAAGTGATGTCGAAAGGCTTACCGGATTCTGGATTCCATCAAAGCTAAAGGGGAACGCATCCAAGGAGAAGTTAACATCAGAAGCCCTTGGTGTTACTGCATCTTGAACAAAAGGGTGATCCAGTAGTTCTGCAGCAGAAGGACGTGCAGACGGATCCCGTTGCAAGCATAACTGCACAAAACTTTTAGCATCATTGGAGAGATGGTCTGGAATTTCAGGAACGTCTTTACTATTCCCAATTTTGAAAATGGCAGCCACCTGTTTAATTCCAAGATATAAGATAAATATGGCCCCCAGAGAATTTAACATCAGGAGTTAATGAAAAATCTGAGAGCAATATTTGAGAAAGATGTCCTACCCCTTCATATTTGCTCCAAGGCGGTTTAGATGTTGCCATTTCAAGAACCGTACACCCCAAACTCCAAATGTCTACAGCAAGACTGTAGCCATTTGTATTCATCACAACCTAAGATTCCATGATGAGAAACAACTATAAGGAAAGATACGGTGCAGGTGTACAAGTAAAAGAAAAAGCCCAATACAAAACAGAAGGATGTGGAGGAACATTTGTTTTCATAAACTAGAAGACAAAATTGTGTGAATTTCCAcgtttctttcttccttttcatTTATTCTTCTTTTAGCATTCAGCTTTTCTTTTGTCTGTTATTTAACGCAGAGGGAGCGAAAGGAAGTGAGAAAAAGTACCTCAGGGGCCATCCAATAAGGACTACCTTTGAAGGAAAGCATCGAAGTACAATTCGTTATCTGATTCCAACCAAAAAAAATGACATCAGAAATTCATATCTAGAAAAGTAAATTTAGTATTTACTTCCACTTGCCAAAgcatttgaatttaattattttttaaaatgtggtTCAGTTTAGACGAGAAAAAAATAGTAACACTTTTTTCTCGTCTTCTGGACGAGAAGCGTTAATATACATACATGTTTTGCCATGCCAAAGTCTACCAACTTGACCTCGCCTTTTGGATCTACTAAGATATTTGCCCCTTTTATGTCCCTGCCATGAGAAGTATATTCCATTAATGTTCAAAAGTAAAAGAGAAAGTACCCTTTATTTTACATAAGGACCCACAAGTTTGAAAATAAGATTCCTAAGCAGTATTTACAACTAAAATACCTGTGCACTGTATTTCTCCCATGCAAATAAGCAAGCCCGGAAAGAATTTTTCTGGTATAATTTCTTATAACAGGTTCTTTGAAGGCGCCATATTCTTGAAGTAATTTGTGAATTGAGCCACCAGAAATGTATTCTAAATAGACTGAGAGTGACTCATCGCCCTGATATAGCAAATTTATCTCATAAGAATGAAGTgtatcaaaaaaataaattacaatatgATTAAGTTGTTTTGTTCACAGGGAAAACTTGCGTGCAGTATTGTTAAATAGTAGCTAGCATCCAAAAGAGTACAACTGCACTTACCATTTCACTACCATAGTACCGGACAATGTTCGGATGCGACAGCTGACTGAGCACAGTAATCTCCTGTTAGACAGcgaaaatgttaaaattacaACCTAGTGTCAAAACGGTAAAATGTACGGCCTTCAAACCCATAAAAACTTTCAAAAGACAATAGGTAGCAAGAAGTGAAATAACAAACAATAATACAACATTGTACTCAAACTGGAGAATAAGAATTACCTGGTTCAATTGCTTGAGACATTCCTTTGATGTTGGGTCATCACTTATAACCCTGACCTCTTTGATTGCACACATTTGGCCACTTACACTGCAATGAATTGAAGAAAATGGGTTAGAGTAGCAATAACAAAAAGAAACGTGGTGCCATGTCATTAACTTCATATTTCAGCAAGGGCTTCCTTTGAGATGCTAACAGGGAGGTCAACTCCGACGTAGTTTGTTTATATACTAACTAACATAGGAACCAACAGAGTACAACATCATTTTTAAGAATGAGTATAGCTTCAATCCATCCGTTACTATGAGACCGTAAAAATATCTTAATCAAAATCACCATTACCTGTTAAATCCAAGGTAAACATGCCCAAATGTTCCCCTTCCTAGAAGCCTTCCCTTCTTCCACTTTGAGTGTGTAGCTGTGTTGTTATCACCGATATTGATAGCTCGCGTGCTGGTCAAGGAAGAAGGGCTGGTGGGAGCACTTGGAGGAAGTGGTAGCTTATGGCATCGACTCTTCCCGTCATCTAGCTTGCTTGTAGGAGACTCCAGACTCATGCCACAGAACCGTGGGTTGAGAGGTGATGTAGGACTGGTGGGTGGTCCTTTTGATCCTGGACCTGGActtcttggccttgtctctATTCTGTTATCGGCAAAACCTCTGAATTCAGACATATGGACTAAATTATCAAAAGCAATTCAGAGGCAAAGCTAAAAGTTATTCTTTGTGTAGCCATTACTTTTAATCTCTCACCGATAGGACTACGAGCGTCCTCTAAAAAAAAACTGTAAATTCTTTTCGTTCCCAG
The nucleotide sequence above comes from Benincasa hispida cultivar B227 chromosome 3, ASM972705v1, whole genome shotgun sequence. Encoded proteins:
- the LOC120072776 gene encoding mitogen-activated protein kinase kinase kinase 3 isoform X1, with the translated sequence MPLGWVKKLSRNKDHHNQPTSSLNLFKSSSPKTQPKNPTHKPKSFDEVSAVIFSRNSPRCSRDLGSSGGASSGFSGFDSDSGDKSLPLPRPATSGLGIDHGAGNGSGSSSVSSVSSSGSSDDHPSAQEQLQFGAYRGFADNRIETRPRSPGPGSKGPPTSPTSPLNPRFCGMSLESPTSKLDDGKSRCHKLPLPPSAPTSPSSLTSTRAINIGDNNTATHSKWKKGRLLGRGTFGHVYLGFNSVSGQMCAIKEVRVISDDPTSKECLKQLNQEITVLSQLSHPNIVRYYGSEMGDESLSVYLEYISGGSIHKLLQEYGAFKEPVIRNYTRKILSGLAYLHGRNTVHRDIKGANILVDPKGEVKLVDFGMAKHITNCTSMLSFKGSPYWMAPEVVMNTNGYSLAVDIWSLGCTVLEMATSKPPWSKYEGVAAIFKIGNSKDVPEIPDHLSNDAKSFVQLCLQRDPSARPSAAELLDHPFVQDAVTPRASDVNFSLDAFPFSFDGIQNPPLLDRHPNRKSISICDGDYVTNPTFSSRAPSPRGNGRLITSLPVSPCSSPLRSYGPAHQSCYISPPHTSYMGVGQSGYNVNEYAYNTRPNTLFTLDPLRESSLLKVQTHVGSPRRPL
- the LOC120072776 gene encoding mitogen-activated protein kinase kinase kinase 3 isoform X2; protein product: MPLGWVKKLSRNKDHHNQPTSSLNLFKSSSPKTQPKNPTHKPKSFDEVSAVIFSRNSPRCSRDLGSSGGASSGFSGFDSDSGDKSLPLPRPATSGLGIDHGAGNGSGSSSVSSVSSSGSSDDHPSAQEQLQFGAYRIETRPRSPGPGSKGPPTSPTSPLNPRFCGMSLESPTSKLDDGKSRCHKLPLPPSAPTSPSSLTSTRAINIGDNNTATHSKWKKGRLLGRGTFGHVYLGFNSVSGQMCAIKEVRVISDDPTSKECLKQLNQEITVLSQLSHPNIVRYYGSEMGDESLSVYLEYISGGSIHKLLQEYGAFKEPVIRNYTRKILSGLAYLHGRNTVHRDIKGANILVDPKGEVKLVDFGMAKHITNCTSMLSFKGSPYWMAPEVVMNTNGYSLAVDIWSLGCTVLEMATSKPPWSKYEGVAAIFKIGNSKDVPEIPDHLSNDAKSFVQLCLQRDPSARPSAAELLDHPFVQDAVTPRASDVNFSLDAFPFSFDGIQNPPLLDRHPNRKSISICDGDYVTNPTFSSRAPSPRGNGRLITSLPVSPCSSPLRSYGPAHQSCYISPPHTSYMGVGQSGYNVNEYAYNTRPNTLFTLDPLRESSLLKVQTHVGSPRRPL